A section of the Oreochromis aureus strain Israel breed Guangdong linkage group 22, ZZ_aureus, whole genome shotgun sequence genome encodes:
- the LOC116315042 gene encoding granzyme K-like codes for MFCLRSFSLFLSCVLLFITGPSHGSEIINGKEVEPHSLPFMAYVRGKLSSCGGTLIHPQWVLTAAHCTRMYKVVLGAHSIRKEEKESKQIREVEKLFPHPNYTHVTKGNDLMLVKLQEPVNKTRTVKWLKLGRTIRDPAAGSTCLVAGWGRTETKRTSDVLMSVNVTVVDRQTCNSCDYYNHRPVITRHMICAGSDGTNVADTCQGDSGGPLLCDGALVGVTSFGAGCGVIKKPGVYSFVSRKQRKWIKKTMKSF; via the exons ATGTTCTGCCTGAGGagtttcagtcttttcctctcaTGTGTGCTCCTCTTCATCACAGGGCCAA GTCACGGTTCTGAGATTATTAACGGGAAAGAAGTTGAGCCACACTCGCTGCCTTTCATGGCTTATGTAAGAGGTAAACTGTCTTCGTGTGGAGGGACATTGATCCACCCACAGTGGGTGCTGACGGCTGCCCACTGCACTCG TATGTATAAGGTGGTCCTGGGAGCGCACTCCATCAGGAAAGAGGAGAAGGAGTCGAAGCAGATCCGAGAGGTTGAGAAACTTTTTCCACATCCCAACTATACCCATGTAACCAAGGGCAACGACCTCATGTTGGTGAAG cttcAGGAACCAGTGAATAAAACCAGGACAGTCAAATGGCTCAAATTAGGCAGAACCATCAGAGACCCGGCAGCTGGCAGCACGTGTCTGGTGGCTGGATGGGGACGAACCGAAACAAAACGAACATCAGACGTCCTCATGTCTGTCAATGTGACTGTGGTGGACAGACAGACGTGCAACTCTTGTGATTATTACAACCACAGACCTGTTATCACCAGACACATGATATGTGCTGGTTCAGATGGTACAAACGTCGCTGATACCTGTCAA GGGGATTCAGGAGGGCCGCTGTTGTGCGATGGAGCGCTGGTTGGAGTCACTTCTTTTGGAGCAGGTTGTGGTGTCATTAAAAAACCTGGAGTCTACTCGTTTGTCTCAAGGAAACAACGAAAGTGGATCAAGAAGACAATGAAATCATTCTGA
- the LOC116315031 gene encoding granzyme K-like, which translates to MSCLKNFTVVISCVLLFIIQPGRGSEIINGKEVEPHSLPFMAYVTSPDSFCGGTLIHPQWVLTAAHCTGINKVTLGAHSIKKREENSKQIRDVVTHVPHPDYTSVVLGNDLMLLKLDKPAKKTRAVKCLKLRAAKDPAAGSTCLVAGWGITENNQTSDVLMSVNVTVVDRQTCNSRDYYNHRPEITRDMICAGSDGTNVADTCQGDSGGPLLCDGALVGVTSFGAGCGVIKKPGIYSFVSRKQRKWIKETLKSA; encoded by the exons ATGTCCTGCCTGAAGAATTTCACTGTTGTCATCTCATGTGTGCTCCTCTTCATCATCCAGCCAG GTCGTGGTTCTGAGATTATTAACGGGAAAGAAGTCGAGCCACACTCACTGCCTTTCATGGCTTATGTGACAAGTCCAGATTCTTTCTGTGGGGGGACATTGATCCATCCACAGTGGGTCCTGACAGCTGCCCACTGCACTGG cattaaTAAGGTGACGTTGGGAGCACACTCAATCAAGAAACGGGAAGAAAATTCTAAACAGATCCGAGACGTTGTGACACACGTTCCTCATCCCGACTACACCAGTGTAGTTCTGGGCAACGACCTCATGTTGCTCAAG CTCGACAAACCAGCGAAGAAAACCAGGGCAGTCAAATGTCTCAAGTTACGAGCAGCCAAAGACCCGGCAGCTGGCAGCACGTGTCTGGTGGCCGGATGGGGAATAACTGAAAACAACCAAACATCAGACGTCCTCATGTCTGTCAATGTGACTGTGGTGGACAGACAGACGTGCAACTCTCGTGATTATTACAACCACAGACCTGAGATCACCAGAGACATGATATGTGCTGGTTCAGATGGTACAAACGTCGCTGATACCTGTCAG GGGGATTCAGGAGGGCCGCTGTTGTGCGATGGAGCGCTGGTTGGAGTCACTTCTTTTGGAGCAGGTTGTGGTGTCATTAAAAAACCTGGAATCTACTCGTTTGTCTCAAGGAAACAACGAAAGTGGATCAAGGAAACATTAAAGTCAGCttaa
- the LOC116315180 gene encoding granzyme K-like, with protein sequence MFCLRNFTVVISCVLLFIIQPGRGSEIIQGKEVRPHSMPFMAYVTNRNSFCGGTLIHPQWVLTAAHCSRMNTVTVGAHSIKKKEKNSKQIRKVVKHVPHPKFVSAARGNDLMLLKLNKRVRRTRAVKWLGFRRTARDPAAGSRCVVAGWGVTENNRTSDVLKAVTVTVVSRKKCNSRSYYNRNPVITRGMICAGSNGRKRADTCQGDSGGPLLCKGALVGVTSFGRGCGIIRKPGVYSFVSRKQLNWIRKTMKSN encoded by the exons ATGTTCTGCCTGAGGAATTTCACTGTTGTCATCTCATGTGTGCTCCTCTTCATCATCCAGCCTG gtcGTGGTTCTGAGATTATTCAAGGGAAAGAGGTCAGGCCACACTCGATGCCTTTCATGGCTTATGTGACAAATCGAAACTCTTTCTGTGGAGGGACATTAATCCATCCACAGTGGGTCCTGACAGCTGCCCACTGCAGTCG TATGAATACGGTGACTGTGGGAGCACACTCCAtcaagaaaaaggagaaaaattcAAAGCAAATCCGAAAGGTTGTAAAACACGTTCCTCATCCCAAGTTTGTCAGTGCTGCTCGGGGCAACGACCTCATGTTGCTTAAG cttaacAAACGAGTGAGGAGAACCAGGGCAGTGAAATGGCTCGGGTTTAGAAGAACTGCGAGAGACCCGGCAGCTGGCAGCAGGTGTGTGGTGGCTGGATGGGGAGTAACCGAAAACAACCGAACATCAGACGTCCTCAAGGCTGTTACTGTGACTGTGGTCAGCAGAAAGAAGTGCAACTCTCGCAGCTATTACAACCGCAACCCTGTTATCACCAGAGGCATGATATGTGCTGGTTCAAATGGTAGAAAAAGGGCTGATACCTGTCAA GGGGATTCAGGAGGGCCGCTGTTGTGTAAAGGAGCGCTAGTTGGAGTCACTTCTTTTGGACGGGGTTGTGGTATCATTAGAAAACCTGGAGTCTACTCGTTCGTCTCAAGGAAACAACTCAACTGGATCAGAAAAACgatgaaatcaaattaa